The following are from one region of the Sulfurimicrobium lacus genome:
- a CDS encoding mechanosensitive ion channel family protein, whose protein sequence is MNNTQEIRNLLFDLFSDLQQADIWWQLGVLVFSLVLAWLFMRLIRAQVPVQEGAWKLGMGGVNRITFPLAALLLVLSGKAVLQHWQHVALLNVTVPLLLSLALVRLAVYALRHIFAPSGWLQTSERFIAILIWSGVALHITGFLPEILQAMDDLSFHVGKNKISLLLILSGLLSVAVTMLVALWIASSMEGRLMRAEHLNMSLRVVLAKFLRAVLVLIGMLVALPLAGIDITVLSVFGGALGVGIGFGLQKIASNYVSGFIILLDHSIRIGDLVTVDNRYGTVTKITSRYAVIKGSDGTEALIPNETLITSTVLNHSYTNHELRVFIPLQVSYDSPLEKAMEIMMEEAGKHARVMQEPPPQVFLKNFGDSGIDLELSAWINDPEEGQQNLRSEINLGIWRRFQQEGIEIPYPQRVVRLVS, encoded by the coding sequence ATGAATAACACTCAAGAAATCCGCAATCTCCTGTTCGACCTTTTCAGCGACCTGCAGCAAGCCGACATCTGGTGGCAGCTCGGCGTGCTCGTATTCAGCCTGGTCCTGGCCTGGCTGTTCATGCGCCTGATCCGCGCTCAGGTGCCGGTGCAGGAAGGCGCCTGGAAACTGGGCATGGGGGGCGTCAACCGCATTACTTTTCCATTGGCCGCACTACTGCTGGTATTGAGCGGCAAAGCCGTGCTGCAGCACTGGCAGCACGTCGCCCTGCTCAACGTCACGGTGCCGCTGCTGCTCTCGCTGGCCCTGGTACGACTCGCCGTGTACGCGCTGCGCCACATTTTTGCCCCGAGCGGCTGGCTGCAAACTTCCGAACGTTTTATCGCCATCCTGATCTGGAGCGGCGTGGCCTTGCACATCACCGGCTTTCTGCCGGAAATACTGCAAGCGATGGACGATCTCAGCTTCCACGTCGGCAAAAACAAGATATCCCTGCTGCTGATTTTGAGCGGACTGCTCTCCGTTGCCGTGACCATGCTGGTCGCGCTATGGATCGCCAGCAGCATGGAGGGGCGCCTGATGCGCGCGGAGCATTTGAACATGAGCCTGCGCGTGGTCCTGGCGAAATTCCTCCGCGCCGTGCTGGTGCTAATCGGGATGCTCGTCGCCCTGCCCCTCGCCGGCATCGACATTACCGTGTTATCGGTGTTTGGCGGCGCGCTCGGCGTGGGCATCGGTTTCGGCCTGCAGAAAATCGCCAGCAATTACGTCAGCGGTTTCATCATCCTGCTCGATCACTCCATCCGCATCGGCGACCTGGTAACCGTGGACAACCGTTACGGCACGGTCACCAAAATCACTTCCCGCTATGCGGTGATCAAGGGCTCGGACGGCACGGAAGCGCTCATCCCCAACGAAACCCTGATCACCTCCACGGTGCTGAACCACTCCTACACCAACCATGAGCTGCGCGTATTCATCCCGCTGCAGGTCAGCTACGACAGCCCGCTCGAAAAGGCCATGGAAATCATGATGGAGGAGGCGGGCAAACACGCGCGCGTGATGCAGGAGCCGCCACCCCAGGTATTTCTGAAGAATTTCGGCGATAGCGGCATCGATCTCGAACTGAGCGCCTGGATCAACGATCCGGAAGAAGGTCAGCAGAACCTGCGCTCGGAAATCAACCTGGGAATATGGCGGCGCTTCCAGCAGGAAGGTATTGAAATTCCTTATCCGCAACGCGTCGTTCGGCTGGTGTCTTAA
- a CDS encoding flagellar brake protein, with product MEDIFEELQLHVGDRMQIEVPSRRHDMKFFTTLVGYVKGLSVLLRTPIVDSLPLPMRDGEKLIVRGFSGKETFSFETTIERICREPFYYLHLTYPEVISTTKIRDAERVRVNLPVKVTPAGASIAKHATISNISTAGILIDAEEELGEKDQEINVSFHFTIQPNDYDAHIETAALIQNVALQDNPSGDFTFQYGVKLLKLQSSQAILLQNLIYQKLLENHHNLT from the coding sequence ATGGAAGATATATTCGAAGAACTCCAGCTGCACGTCGGCGACCGCATGCAAATCGAGGTGCCGTCACGGCGCCACGACATGAAATTTTTCACCACCCTGGTGGGCTATGTGAAAGGACTCAGCGTGCTGCTGCGCACGCCCATCGTGGACAGCTTGCCGCTACCCATGCGCGATGGCGAGAAACTGATCGTGCGCGGGTTTTCCGGCAAGGAAACCTTCTCGTTCGAAACCACGATCGAACGCATTTGCCGCGAACCCTTCTACTACCTGCATCTGACCTACCCCGAAGTCATCAGCACCACGAAGATCCGCGATGCGGAACGCGTCAGGGTCAACCTGCCGGTCAAGGTCACGCCGGCAGGCGCAAGCATCGCCAAACACGCGACGATTTCCAATATCAGCACGGCGGGCATCCTGATCGATGCCGAAGAAGAGCTGGGCGAAAAGGACCAGGAAATCAACGTTTCCTTCCACTTCACCATCCAGCCCAACGACTACGATGCCCACATCGAAACCGCTGCGCTGATCCAGAACGTGGCACTGCAGGACAACCCGTCGGGAGATTTTACTTTTCAGTACGGCGTCAAGCTGCTCAAGCTGCAAAGCAGCCAGGCGATCCTGCTGCAAAATCTCATCTACCAGAAACTGCTGGAGAATCACCACAACCTGACGTGA